In Microbacterium soli, the DNA window GCGGGAACGTCCGCACCGTCCTCTTCGGCGCTTTCCCACCCGGGCCTGAACGACGCCGCGTCAGAGTGCCGAACGCGCGTCGGCCGTGCCACTGTCTCACCGGAAGCAGAAACCCCGGATGACCGGGGTTTTCGTCTGTGCGCGATACTGGGATCGAACCAGTGACCTCTTCCGTGTCAGGGAAGCGCGCTACCGCTGCGCCAATCGCGCCTGAAAGGCTGTTCAGTTATCGCTGAGAGGTGGCGACGGGATTCGAACCCGTGTAAACGGCTTTGCAGGCCGGTGCCTAGCCACTCGGCCACGCCACCAGAGGTGGATTCGTTACCCACATGCTGAAACCCCGAGGCCGGGGTCCAGCACTCGAGCGGATGACGAGACTCGAACTCGCGACCCCAACCTTGGCAAGGTTGTGCGCTACCAACTGCGCTACATCCGCACTCTTCATTTGTCGTCCCGGCGTCCCCGGCACTGGGAATACATTAGCTCAGTATCGAGCCATCACCAAACCGTCTCTCGTATCCGGGCGTGTCATCCTGACCGGGACAACGGCGCCACGCCCGGCGCTTCCACCGGTGTCGGATCCGGCCTCCGAGTCGGGTATGCTCTTGTGCTGTGCCCACGTGAACGGCACAGCCCGCAGGGGCGATTGGCGCAGTTGGTAGCGCGCTTCCTTCACACGGAAGAGGTCGTCGGTTCGAGTCCGGCATCGCCCACACCGATGGCACCCGCGACGGTGATGGCCTTCGACCCGACCATCCGAGTCACGGGATGCTGAGACGATGATCCGAGCCGTAGATCTCCTCCCCCATGACCTGCCCGGCTTCGCGGCCGCGAACGGATGGAGCTACGAACCCACCGCCGACCCTCCCGCCCTCGGGCACAGCCTGTGGGAGCAGGTCTCTCAGGGCACCGTCCACAACCGCATCAGAGGTGACCGCTGGGAGGCCGGTCGGATCACGGGCGGGGATCGCACGGCCCGGCGCGTCGAGAAGCGCGGCGCATGGACGGTCACGACCAGTGTCAGCATCAGCATTCCGCAGGCGAGCATCGACCTCGGCTATCTCAGCATCCGACTCCCCCGGCGCATGCCGCACATGGTGCTGGATGCCACCGCCAACGATCGCGGGCCGTTCTCCAGCCTTCTGAAACGTCCGCGGGCCGACCAGCGGCTGTCCCTCGAAGGGGACTTCGACTCCCATTTCCGTCTCTACACCCCGAACGGCTACGAGACCGACGCCCTGTACGTGTTCACTCCCGACTTCATGGCCCTGCTGATCGACGAGACCGGCGACCTGGACGTCGAGATCCGCGACGATCACCTGGTCGTCTACCGTCCTGGCGGCTTCGACCTCGCCGATGTCGCCACCTGGGAGCGCTTCGAGCGGCTGCGGCGCATCCTCGCCGCCAAAGCCTGGGACCGCACGGTGCTCTATGCCGACGATCACGATCCCGCCGATCTCGCCTACGACATCGCCGAGCCGGGACGGCGTCTGCGGCAGCGGGCGCCCCGCATCGTCTGGCTCGCCGTCGGCATCCCGATCGGCATCCTCGCACTCGGCGGCGCGATCACCGCGATCGTCCTGACAGCAGTGCCGTGGTGACGCACCTCACCCGTCACCACGGCGGGTCAGGAGCCGTTCAGGCACGCGCCCAGCCGTACCGCCTGACGAGCGCCTGAGCGACACGGTCGTAACGCGCACGGTCGAGAGCCGCCGCCTCCCGCCGCATCCCGTCGTCATGCACGCTGTAGAGCTGCTCGATGTCCACCCAGGACTCGCGTCCCCTCGAGTCCCATCCGCCGGAGCCGATCGACAGGTAATCGCGATCGCCGTCATGCGCCTTGCTGGTCATCCGGACGGCGTACACCCGGTTCGCGGATTGACGCCCGATGACCAGCACCGGCCTGTCCTTGCCGCGCCCGTCGTTCTCCTCGTAGGGCACCCAGGTCCAGATCACCTCGCCGGCGTTGGGGACGTCGTTGCGCACCGGCGCATACGCGACACTGAGAGCCGGAACCCGTTCCGGGTCGACCTGGATGGTCTGCGACCCTGCCGCCTGCCCTGGCGAGGCCCCTTCGTCCGGATGCCGTGGACCGCGTCCCGCCGCCCGAGAGCCAGGTCGTTCCCGCGGTCGGAGCACGGCGTTCGGACGCCGCCGGGAGGCGGGCCGCTGAGAGCCCTCCTTCACCAGCATCCGGACCACCGCGCCCGCCACGGCGGAGAGGATGCGCTTCGTCGAACTCACGCACCCACCCTAGCCGTGCTTCATCCGACCAGCGCGTAGCCCTCCTCCCCGTGGACGGCCTGGTCGACGCCCGCGACCTCCGCCTCGCTCGTCACCCGGAACCCGACGGTCTTCTCGATCGCATACCCGATGGCGAAGGAGACGATGAAGGAGTACAGCATCACTCCCCCGCTCGCGATCACCTGCACGGTCAGCAGACGCGCATCCCCGCCCGTGAGCAGCCCCTGTCCTGAGGCGAAGAAGCCCAGGTACACCGTTCCCAGCACCCCGCCCACCAGGTGCAGACCCACCACCTCGAGCGAGTCGTCGAGACCGAACCTGTACTTCAGCTCCACGGCCAGCGCGCAGGCGATCCCGGAGAGAGCGCCCAGCAGCAGCGCCCATCCGGGCGTGAGGTTCGCGCACGCCGGCGTGATGGCGACCAGACCCGCGACCAGACCCGACACCGCGCCGACCGAGGTCGGCTTGCCGTCTCGCAGCTTCTCGATGACGATCCACCCCAGAATGCCGGCGGCGGACGCACCGAGGGTGTTGATCGCGATCAGCCCGACCTGCCCCATGCCCGGCGACGCCCATTCCGCGCCGGCATTGAACCCGAACCAGCCGAACCACAGCAGCCCCGCGCCCAGTAGCGTCAGCGGAACGTTGTGCGGCTTCTGGATGCCCTTCTGGAACCCGATCCGCCTGCCCAGCACGAGCGCCAGCGCGAGCGCCGCGGCTCCGGCGTTGATGTGCACTGCCGTGCCGCCCGCGTAGTCGATCACGGCGATGCCGCTGTCCACGCCGAACAGTGTGGGGCCCAGGTTCATGATCCATCCGCCACCCCACACCCAGGCGGCGATCGGGAAGTATCCGACCGTACCGAACACGCCCACATAGATCAGCCACGGTCCGAACCTCGCCCGATCGGCTATCGATCCGGAGATCAGCGCGACGGTGATGATGGCGAAGGTCGCGCCGTACGCGATGCTCAGCAGTGCGACGTTGGATCCGCCTCCTGCCGCAGTCGCGGCGAGCCCGAAGTCGGCGAACGGATCCCCCGCGAAGTGCGCCGGATCCTGCACGCTGCTCATCGAGTATCCGTACAGCACCCACAGCACGGCGATCAGTCCGATCGCCCCGAAACTCATCATCATCATGCTGATCACGCTCTTGGCCTTGACGAGGCCTCCGTAGAAGAACGCCACTCCCGGCGTCATCAGCAGCACCAGGGCGGTCGCCGTGATCGCCCACGAGATGTTGCCCGCAGCATCCATACCGCTCCCCTTTCCTTCGGTTCGAATGAGGCGAGTCTGCACGGCGGATGTTTCCGGTCGCGTCCTGCCGTGTTGCGAACCTGTTACAGCGGGATGCTGAAGATGACGATCGGATTACACAGCCATCCGATTGCTCGCTTGCTATCCTCGAACGGGCCTCTCGTCGTCCCGTCGGGAGCACGAGCACAGGAGTATCGCGTGATCGATCTCGAACAAGTCAATGGCGACTGGGTGTTCGACCCGGCGCACACCCGGATCGGCTTCTCCGCCAAGCACGCCATGGTGACCACGGTTCGCGGTGCCTTCAACGAGGTCAGCGGTCGGCTGCATGTCGACACCGAGCACCCGGAGAACTCGTGGGCCAAGGTGACCCTGCAGGCCGCCAGTGTCGACACCCGTGCCGCACAGCGCGATGACCACCTGCGCAGCCCGGATTTCTTCGATGTGGAGAAATGGCCGGAGATCACGTTCGTCAGCACGCACATCGAAGAGGTCGATGATCGCGCCTTCGGCGTCACGGGGGACCTGACGATCCGCGACGTCACCAAGCAGGTCATGATCCCCCTGGCACTGATCGGCGTGGAGACCGGTGCGGCCGGCGAGCTGCGCGCGGGCTTCGAGGGATCCCGACGCCTCAACCGACGCGACTTCGGACTGGTGTGGAACACCCCGCTCGACTCGGGCGGCGTGCTGGTCTCCGAGAAGATCACCCTCGAGTTCGAGATCTCCGCCGTCAAGAAGACGGCTGAGGACGACGTGAGCGCAGACGGGTCCGAGGACTCCGATGCGGACGGCACGGGCGCGTAGCGGCCGACGGCGTCTTCTCAGACGCCCGAGGGGTTCTCGGAGGCTCCGACGGCTTCGGCGGTTCGAGTCTCTTCGAGCGCGTGCGTGAGAGAGTTCAGGCGGGAGATCGCCCGAAGGTACTTCTTCCGGTAGCCGCCGCTGAGCATCTCCTCCGCGAACACGGCGTCCAGCGGAGCCCCCGTGGCCGCGACGGGCAGTTGCGCGTCGTACACCCGATCGACGAAGGCGACGAAGCGCAGCGCTTCTGACTGATCGGTGAGAACCCGGACGTCACGAAGGCCGACCAGTCGCAGTCCGTCGATCAGCCGGATGTATCGCGACGGATGCACCTGTGCGAGGTGCCGGATCACATCCACGAAGGCGTCGTCGGATGCGAGGCCGTGAGCAGCGCCGTCTGCGATGCAGCGGGTGTACTGCGACTGGTCGAGCACGACGGAGCTGCCGTCGATCGCTCGCTGCCGGTAGTCGACGCCGTCTATGCGCAGCGTCTCGAAGCTGTCCGACATCGCGTGGATCTCCCGCAGGAAGTCCTGCGCGGCGAAGCGGCCCTCGCCGAGGGCGTTCGGCGGCGTGTTGGAGGTGGCGGCGAGCTTCGTCCCGGAGGCCACCAGCTCTCCGAGAAGCCGCGTCATCACCATGGTGTCGCCGGGGTCGTCCAGCTCGAACTCGTCGATGCACAGCAGATCGGCTCCCCTGAGAAGATCCACCGTGTTGCGGTAGCCGAGTGCGCCGACGAGGGCGGTGTACTCGATGAACGAGCCGAAGTACTTCCGACGCGCGGGCAGCGCATGGTAGACGGATGCCAGCAGATGGGTCTTGCCGACCCCGAATCCGCCGTCCAGATAGACTCCGGGCTTCATCGGCGCAGGCTTCGGCGCCCGACGGAACAGACCGCCCCGTTTCGCGGCGCCGCGGTCCGGACCGCGGAGGCCGACGAAGCGCTGCAGCGTCTCCTTCGCGGCCTGCTGCGAGGGATAGGAGGCATCGGCCCGGTAGCTGTCGAAGGTGGCCCGACCGAACTGCGGCGGTGGGGTCAGGCTCGCCAGCATCTCCGGTCCGGTGACGTTGGGCGTGCGCTCGGTGAGGTGCACGACACCCGTGCTGTTCTGCTGGGTCATCACATTCCTGAGATCTGAAGTCATACTCGTGCGATCCGGATGCGCACCCGCCCGAACGGATCTATGGTCAAAGGGGACGGTTCGATTTTAGCCGTCGCCTGACCGCATCGCGTCCTGAATCAGAAGGAGCACCCTGTGACTGTCGAGTACGACAACACATCCGCAAAGTTCGCCGAGTACGCAGAGCCCGGCAGACTCGTCACCACCGAATGGCTCGCGGCCAACCTGGGCAAGCCCGGCCTCGTCGTCGTCGAATCCGATGAGGACGTGCTGCTGTACGAGACCGGGCACATCCCCGGCGCCGTCAAGGTCGATTGGCACACCGAGCTGAACGACCCGGTCGTCCGGGACTATGTCGACGGGGCGGGATTCTCCGAACTGCTCAGCCGGAAGGGCATCAGCCGCGACGACACCGTCGTCATCTACGGCGACAAGAACAACTGGTGGGCGGCCTACGCGCTGTGGGTGTTCTCGCTGTTCGGACACGAGGACGTGCGCCTGCTGGACGGCGGACGCGACAAGTGGATCGCGGAGGGCCGCGAGCTCACCAAGGACAAGACCGTCCGCCCGGTGACCGAGTACCCCGTCGTCGAGCGCGACGACTCCGTGCTGCGCGCGTACAAGGAGGACGTGCTGAAGTTCATCGGCAAGGGACCGCTGATCGATGTGCGCTCGCCCGAGGAGTACTCCGGCGAGCGGACCCACATGCCCGCCTACCCCGACGAGAGCTCTCTGCGCGGAGGTCACATCCCCACCGCGAAGAGCGTGCCGTGGAGCCGCGCAGTCGCCGAGGACGGCGGATTCAAGACCCGTGCCGAGCTCGAGGCGATCTACCAGGATGGCGCCGGCCTCAAGGAGGGCGACGACGTCATCGCCTACTGCCGCATCGGTGAGCGCTCCAGCCACACGTGGTTCGTTCTGCAGCATCTGCTGGGCTTCAAGAACGTGCGCAATTACGACGGATCCTGGACGGAGTGGGGCAGCGCGGTGCGTGTGCCGATCGTCGCCGGCACCGAGCCCGGTTCCCTCTGATCGTGGGAGAATCGCAGGGTGACTGACACACATCTGCCCGAGCGTCTGGCCGAGGTCCGTGAGGAGTTCCTGGAGCTGTCCGAAGAGGACCGCCTGGAGCTTCTGCTGGAGTACTCCGCCGAGCTCCCTCCGGTGCCCGAGCACCTCGCCGACCGTGTCGACATGTACGAGCGCGTCGCCGAGTGCCAGTCCCCTGTGTTCATCAACATCGAGGTCACCGGCGGCGTCGTCGCCATGCATGCGACGGCGCCGCCGGAGGCGCCCACGACGCGCGGCTTCGCAAGCATCCTCGTGCAGGGGCTCACGGGTCTCACTGCCGACGAGGTGCTGGCCATCCCGGGCGACTACCCGCAGACGATCGGGCTGACCAAGTCCGTCTCGCCACTGCGCATCGCGGGGATGACGGGCATGCTCGTGCGCGCCCAGCGACAGGTCGCCAGGAAGCGCTGACCACAGCGCCCGCAGGTTCGAGCTCGCCGCCCGGCCTGCAAGTTCATGCGCTCAGCGGCCTGCGCTCAGTGGGATTCGGAGACCAGCGCACGCGCTGTGAGCCAGTCGACGATCGCCGACGTCCAGCTGCTCTGGTCGTAGTTCCACAGCTTGGTGTGCCTCGCCCCCGTGAACGTCGGCATCGTCACCAGGTCGGGCCGCGCAGCCGCCAGCGCGTGCGACGCGTCGGAGGGCACGAACCCGTCGTCGTCGCTGTGCAGCAGCAGGATCGGCGTCTCGAGTTCAGAGGCACGGGACACCATGTCCAGGCGGTCGAATGCGATGGCGTGCTCCGCACCGCTCAGACGAGCCGTGAACGAATTCTCCAGTGCGCCCATCGCCAGCGCGGGCAGCGGCTCGCGCAGACCACCCTCACGCGCCTGGAAGCGCAGCACGGTCCGCCAGTCGACGACCGGGGAATCGAGGATGAGCGAGGCGATCCGTCCTCGGTGCGCGGATGACACCGCCGCCTGCAGGACGATCGCGCCCCCCATCGACCATCCCATGAGGATGACGCGCTGCGCGCCGTGACGCAGCGCGTGACCGATGGCCGCATCCACATCGTGCCATTCCGAGGCGCCCAGAGCATAGCTTCCCCCTCGGGAGGGCGGGGCCTCTCCGTCGTTGCGGTACGAGACGACCAGTGTCGGCAGCCCGAGGCGATGGAACACGGGCACGGCGCGCAGGCACTCCGCGCGTGTCGTCCCCCGCCCGTGCACCTGGATCACCCAGATGTCCGCGGGTGCGGCGCCGCTGACCGATGCGGGGAAGAACCACGCCGGGCAGGGACCGGCCGGCGTCCCGATCAGAACGTCCTCCCAGGGAAGGTGCAGCTCCTGCGGGCTCACGTAGTACCAGCCGCTGAACGCGGCATCACGATCGATCCGGGACCCCGGAGCGATCTGGGTGAGCAGCTTGCGCCGCACCGTGTGCGCACTGGCGCCGAGCACGGCTCCCAGTTTCACGTAGTCGTAGGTCCCGGTCGTGAACAGGCCGTAGCGGCCCGGCAACTCGGTGTCCAGCGTCCGATCCAGCTCGATGGTCTGCGCACCCGTGTCCACGGCGATGATGCGCGTGTCGTTGCGGCGCGAGGAAGGGGTGACCACGCGCCGCGCCGTGGCCAGCACCGTGACGGCCGCCGCCGCACCGATGGCCAGCAGCAGGGGGAGGACGACAGCTACGGCGTGCCTGAGACTCTTCATCGTCTCCTGACTCTAGCCTGTCCACGTGACCGCTCACCCGGATGCCGCCGCCGTCTTCGAGGCCGCGGCGAGTCAGTTGCGCGAGACGTCGTTCCGCGCCGACATCGTCGTGCGGGAGATCCCGTCGCCGGCGGGGCTCGCACCGTTCTCCCTGGCCCTGGCGGCGGATGTGCGTCCCGACGATCACGGCGACTCCGTCTACGGCACGGGCCGTCTCGTCCTGCTCCACGACCCCGAGGAGCCGGTTGCCTGGGGCGGCCCGTGGCGCGTCGTGGCCTTCGCCCAGGCGCCGCTGGAGCCGGAGATCGGCACGGATCCGCTGCTGGCCGATGTCGCCTGGTCCTGGCTGATGGATGCACTCGACTCCCACGACGCGCGTTACCACTCCGAATCCGGTACCACCACGAAGATCCTCTCGAAGGGCTTCGGCGGCCTCGCCGCGGATCGGGACGGAGCTCAGATCGAACTGCGCGCATCCTGGACACCTGACACTCCGCTGCGGCCGCATGTGGAAGCATGGGCGGAGTTGGTGGGGATGCTGGCGGGGCTTCCGCCGGGGTCCGAGGATGTCGCCGTGCTCGGCGCGAGAAGGGTGGAACGTGCCTGAATACTCCGTGATCGATGACCACGCGGAGTTCGAGGAAGCCTGCCGAGCGCTCACCGATGCCCACGGCCCCGTCGCCGTCGACGTCGAACGGGCATCGGGTTTCCGCTATTCCCAGCGTGCCTACCTCGTGCAGGTGTTCCGGGAGGGCGCCGGCGTCTTCCTGTTCGATCCGCCCGCTCTGGGTGATTTCATGCCGCTCCAGGCGGCGATCGGTGATGTCGAGTGGGTGTTCCACGCCGCCAGCCAGGACCTCCCGTCTCTGCGCGAGCTGGGTCTGGAGCCGCCGAGCATCTTCGACACGGAACTCGCATCGCGTCTGCTGGGCTGTGACGGCGTCGGGCTGGCTGCCGTCGTCGAGCGCACTCTGGGCATCACCCTCGCGAAGGCGCATTCGGCGGCGGACTGGTCCACTCGTCCGCTCCCCCAATCATGGCTGGAGTACGGCGCACTGGATGTGCTCCACCTCATCCGCGTTCGCGATATCCTCGCCGAGCAGCTGGCGGAGGCGGGCAAGACCGAGATCGCGGCTCAGGAGTTCCATGCGACGCTCACCAAGCCGCCGAAACCCCCGCGCGCTGAGCCGTGGCGGCGGCTCAGCGGCCTCCACAAGGTGCGCGGTGCCCGCCAGCTGGCGGTGGCGAGGGAACTGTGGACCGCTCGTGAGGAGTATGCGAAGGAGGTCGACGTGTCACCGGGAAGACTGGTGCCCGACCGTGCGCTGCTCGCTGCCGTCCTCGCGGCACCTGCGAGCAAGTCCGCTCTGGCGGGGCTGAAGGAGTTCACGGGGCGCGCCAGCCGGACGCAGCTGGATCGGTGGTGGGATGCCATCGAGCGCGGTCGCCGTACTGAAGAGCTTCCGCGGGAGCGGGTTCCCAGCGATGCGCCGCCCCCGGCACGATCCTGGGCGGATCGGAATCCCGAAGCCGATCTGCGGCTGAAGACCGCTCGCCCCGTCGTCGAGGCTCTGGCGACGAAGCTTCACATGCCGACGGAGAATCTGCTCACCCCGGACCATTTGCGAAGGGTCGCCTGGCAGCCGCCCGCGTTCACGGCCGACGCCATCGGATCCGCCCTCGAATCCCTCGGTGCACGGCCGTGGCAGATTGCACGTACCGCACAGAAGATCGCTGATGCATTTGTGGAAGCTCATCAAGCTGCTTCCGGAGAGATCCCCGCGGCTTCGTAGATTCGATCCAACCGATTCCTGAGCCCGGGCGCAGGATCCTAGGCTGGGTTCAACCCAACCAATGGAGGCAGGAGTGGCCGAGATCTCGGACGTCTTCTTCGTCGACGGAGTGCGCACGCCGTTCGGGCGCGCCGGCGAAAAAGGAATGTACTGGAACACCCGGGCGGATGACCTCGCCGTGAAGGCGACGATCGGTCTGATGGAGCGCAACCCCTCCGTCCCCGCGGACCGCATCGACGACGTCGCCATCGCCGCGACCTCGCAGACCGGCGATCAGGGCCTCACCCTCGGTCGCTCGGTCGCGATCCTCGCCGGCCTCCCGCAGAGCGTCTCGGGTCTTGCCATCGACCGCATGTGCGCAGGCGCCATGACTTCGGTGACGACCATGGGCGCCTCGATCGGCATCGGAATGTACGACCTCGCACTGGCGGGCGGAGTCGAGCACATGGGGCGTCACCCCATCGGCAGCAACGCCGACCCGAACCCGCGCTTCGTCGCGGAGCGGATGGTGGACCCCGGTGCTCTGAACATGGGAGTGACGGCGGAGCGCATCTTCGACCGATTCCCGCATCTGACGAAGGAGCGGTCCGACCGCTTCGGCATGCTCAGCCAGCACAAGGTGCAGGCCGCGTACGACGCCGGCAAGATCCAGCCCGACCTGGTGCCCATCGCGATCAAGGGCGCAGACGGAGCGTGGGGTCTGGCCACGGAGGATGAGGGACGCCGACCGCAGACCACCATGGAGGACCTCGCCGGTCTGAAGACGCCGTTCCGCCCGCACGGCCGCGTCACGGCGGGCACCTC includes these proteins:
- a CDS encoding type II toxin-antitoxin system PemK/MazF family toxin: MSSTKRILSAVAGAVVRMLVKEGSQRPASRRRPNAVLRPRERPGSRAAGRGPRHPDEGASPGQAAGSQTIQVDPERVPALSVAYAPVRNDVPNAGEVIWTWVPYEENDGRGKDRPVLVIGRQSANRVYAVRMTSKAHDGDRDYLSIGSGGWDSRGRESWVDIEQLYSVHDDGMRREAAALDRARYDRVAQALVRRYGWARA
- a CDS encoding ammonium transporter yields the protein MDAAGNISWAITATALVLLMTPGVAFFYGGLVKAKSVISMMMMSFGAIGLIAVLWVLYGYSMSSVQDPAHFAGDPFADFGLAATAAGGGSNVALLSIAYGATFAIITVALISGSIADRARFGPWLIYVGVFGTVGYFPIAAWVWGGGWIMNLGPTLFGVDSGIAVIDYAGGTAVHINAGAAALALALVLGRRIGFQKGIQKPHNVPLTLLGAGLLWFGWFGFNAGAEWASPGMGQVGLIAINTLGASAAGILGWIVIEKLRDGKPTSVGAVSGLVAGLVAITPACANLTPGWALLLGALSGIACALAVELKYRFGLDDSLEVVGLHLVGGVLGTVYLGFFASGQGLLTGGDARLLTVQVIASGGVMLYSFIVSFAIGYAIEKTVGFRVTSEAEVAGVDQAVHGEEGYALVG
- a CDS encoding YceI family protein; amino-acid sequence: MIDLEQVNGDWVFDPAHTRIGFSAKHAMVTTVRGAFNEVSGRLHVDTEHPENSWAKVTLQAASVDTRAAQRDDHLRSPDFFDVEKWPEITFVSTHIEEVDDRAFGVTGDLTIRDVTKQVMIPLALIGVETGAAGELRAGFEGSRRLNRRDFGLVWNTPLDSGGVLVSEKITLEFEISAVKKTAEDDVSADGSEDSDADGTGA
- the zapE gene encoding cell division protein ZapE, whose protein sequence is MTQQNSTGVVHLTERTPNVTGPEMLASLTPPPQFGRATFDSYRADASYPSQQAAKETLQRFVGLRGPDRGAAKRGGLFRRAPKPAPMKPGVYLDGGFGVGKTHLLASVYHALPARRKYFGSFIEYTALVGALGYRNTVDLLRGADLLCIDEFELDDPGDTMVMTRLLGELVASGTKLAATSNTPPNALGEGRFAAQDFLREIHAMSDSFETLRIDGVDYRQRAIDGSSVVLDQSQYTRCIADGAAHGLASDDAFVDVIRHLAQVHPSRYIRLIDGLRLVGLRDVRVLTDQSEALRFVAFVDRVYDAQLPVAATGAPLDAVFAEEMLSGGYRKKYLRAISRLNSLTHALEETRTAEAVGASENPSGV
- a CDS encoding sulfurtransferase; translation: MTVEYDNTSAKFAEYAEPGRLVTTEWLAANLGKPGLVVVESDEDVLLYETGHIPGAVKVDWHTELNDPVVRDYVDGAGFSELLSRKGISRDDTVVIYGDKNNWWAAYALWVFSLFGHEDVRLLDGGRDKWIAEGRELTKDKTVRPVTEYPVVERDDSVLRAYKEDVLKFIGKGPLIDVRSPEEYSGERTHMPAYPDESSLRGGHIPTAKSVPWSRAVAEDGGFKTRAELEAIYQDGAGLKEGDDVIAYCRIGERSSHTWFVLQHLLGFKNVRNYDGSWTEWGSAVRVPIVAGTEPGSL
- a CDS encoding SufE family protein, whose translation is MTDTHLPERLAEVREEFLELSEEDRLELLLEYSAELPPVPEHLADRVDMYERVAECQSPVFINIEVTGGVVAMHATAPPEAPTTRGFASILVQGLTGLTADEVLAIPGDYPQTIGLTKSVSPLRIAGMTGMLVRAQRQVARKR
- a CDS encoding alpha/beta hydrolase family protein, with amino-acid sequence MKSLRHAVAVVLPLLLAIGAAAAVTVLATARRVVTPSSRRNDTRIIAVDTGAQTIELDRTLDTELPGRYGLFTTGTYDYVKLGAVLGASAHTVRRKLLTQIAPGSRIDRDAAFSGWYYVSPQELHLPWEDVLIGTPAGPCPAWFFPASVSGAAPADIWVIQVHGRGTTRAECLRAVPVFHRLGLPTLVVSYRNDGEAPPSRGGSYALGASEWHDVDAAIGHALRHGAQRVILMGWSMGGAIVLQAAVSSAHRGRIASLILDSPVVDWRTVLRFQAREGGLREPLPALAMGALENSFTARLSGAEHAIAFDRLDMVSRASELETPILLLHSDDDGFVPSDASHALAAARPDLVTMPTFTGARHTKLWNYDQSSWTSAIVDWLTARALVSESH
- a CDS encoding DUF3000 domain-containing protein, whose protein sequence is MTAHPDAAAVFEAAASQLRETSFRADIVVREIPSPAGLAPFSLALAADVRPDDHGDSVYGTGRLVLLHDPEEPVAWGGPWRVVAFAQAPLEPEIGTDPLLADVAWSWLMDALDSHDARYHSESGTTTKILSKGFGGLAADRDGAQIELRASWTPDTPLRPHVEAWAELVGMLAGLPPGSEDVAVLGARRVERA
- a CDS encoding HRDC domain-containing protein; the protein is MPEYSVIDDHAEFEEACRALTDAHGPVAVDVERASGFRYSQRAYLVQVFREGAGVFLFDPPALGDFMPLQAAIGDVEWVFHAASQDLPSLRELGLEPPSIFDTELASRLLGCDGVGLAAVVERTLGITLAKAHSAADWSTRPLPQSWLEYGALDVLHLIRVRDILAEQLAEAGKTEIAAQEFHATLTKPPKPPRAEPWRRLSGLHKVRGARQLAVARELWTAREEYAKEVDVSPGRLVPDRALLAAVLAAPASKSALAGLKEFTGRASRTQLDRWWDAIERGRRTEELPRERVPSDAPPPARSWADRNPEADLRLKTARPVVEALATKLHMPTENLLTPDHLRRVAWQPPAFTADAIGSALESLGARPWQIARTAQKIADAFVEAHQAASGEIPAAS
- a CDS encoding thiolase family protein; the protein is MAEISDVFFVDGVRTPFGRAGEKGMYWNTRADDLAVKATIGLMERNPSVPADRIDDVAIAATSQTGDQGLTLGRSVAILAGLPQSVSGLAIDRMCAGAMTSVTTMGASIGIGMYDLALAGGVEHMGRHPIGSNADPNPRFVAERMVDPGALNMGVTAERIFDRFPHLTKERSDRFGMLSQHKVQAAYDAGKIQPDLVPIAIKGADGAWGLATEDEGRRPQTTMEDLAGLKTPFRPHGRVTAGTSSPLTDGATMSLLAGDRAVKELGLTPKMRMVSFAFAGVQPEIMGIGPIPSTEKALEKAGLDISDIGLFELNEAFAIQVISLLDHFGIADDDPRVNQWGGAIALGHPLAATGVRLMIQLAAQFAERPDVRYGLTAMCVGLGQGGSVIWENPFYDGKKRK